One uncultured Draconibacterium sp. genomic window, ATGAGACACTAGAATCTGCCGATCTAGCAGGTGTTCGCGCGGTAGCCGGTATGGAGACACGGACCTTTGTTCCCGAGTTTGCTGACGATGAGATCAATTCTCCGGGCGAGCCCGGTGTGTGCTATCACGTAGGGCTGGGTTTTTGCTCTCGGCAGGTGCCCCCAAAGGCCGGTAGGGTGCTCGCTCAGATGCGTGCTGGCGCAGAGCAGCGAAATCGCGCAATGTTTGAGCGTATTATGCCTGCGCTTGCCCCATTGACACTCGATTACGATCGGGACGTTCAATCGCTCACGCCAGCGGGTAATGCCACTGAGCGCCATATTCTTGTGGCCCTCGATGCTGCTGCGCGCGAACTCTATCCCGATCGTTGTGATCTGCTGGCTTTTTGGACCGCAAAGTTGGGTCTGAGCCCGGAAAAGGTAGAAGCGGGCATTGGCTTGGAGCCGGGGCCTAGCGACCTGGTTCGTTCGCGCTTGATGAAGCGGGGTGGCGTTGGCTATGTGCAGCCTGGTCCCGACACATTCCCCATGTTTGCGGATGTGGCTCAGGCTATTATAGCCGCTGGGGCCATTCCCACCCTCGCCTGGCTGGATGGTTCTACATCTGGTGAGCAGCGCCTGCCCGAGATGCTGGAACTGATGGTTGCACGGGGTGTCGGAGCATTTAACATCATTCCAGATCGAAACTGGAACTTCGCCGATGCGGCATTGCGTAAAACCCGTGTGGCCGCGCTTTACGAGGCGGTTGAACTGGCTCGTGAGTTCTCGTTGCCTGTGGTAGTTGGCACAGAGCTAAACAAACCAGGCCAGCGCATCCTCGATGATTTCAATGCAGAACCGTTGGTGCCGCTTCATGACGAGTTCACCAGAGGGACGGATTTTTGCTATGGCCACACTGTTATGGAGAGAGCTTGGGGAATAGGCTATCAAAGTGACTGGGCTGCGCGCTATCTTGGTTCGCGCCAGGAACGCAACGCTTTTTATATCGAGGCTGGGAGACTGATTCCTCCAGGCGCCGAAACACTGGCACGACTTCGAGCCGTATCTGTCCCCGAGTTGCCGGATCGGGTTTTGGGAGTTCTTGCCCAATTGTAGAAAAAAGGCCCGACAAAAAGTCGGGCCTTTTACTATGTACTACTGTTGACGCAGGTTTACATTTTCATAGCAGCCTGCCTGTGCGTGGAATACCTGGTTTTCGTTGCCGGTCAGTGGCATTTCTTCACCGCCGATGACGAGTTTGGCGATCTGAATGTCAGTGTTGTTCTCGACATAGAATTCATACCAGCCTTGGGCATTTGTTGTGGCGGGTACGTCATAGTACCAATCATCGATGGTGATATAAACGCTAGCTCCTGCAACTACGTTGTTCTCACGGTCAAAGACCTGCCCCTTGACGGTTCCTTGGCTAGAACCGTGTTCAATGCAACCGTTGTACTCGACAACATAGTAACCCTCGAGTGGATCAGGGGTGGGTGTGTTGGTTGGCAAGGGAGCCAGTGTAGATACCTGGGTTGGGACAACATAAGGCGTCAGGGTGGGCACAAGTGTTGCTGTGGCGACAAGGCCGTTCTGAGTTGGCTGTGGCGTGAGTGTTGGGATGAGTGTATTAGTTAGCGTTGTTTCGGCACCAGCCACGCCTGTCGCTGTTGCAGTTGTGGCGCGTGTGCCCAATATGGCGTCAAGGGCCCCCTCACGATAGATGAGGTAGCCTAGTGTTACTACGACCATGATGACAATGATCAGAGCGGCGAGAGCAAGATAGAAGGCAGTTTTCTGTTGCGACATGTAACTCTCCAGATATCCAGATCAGACGGCGCGAAACAATGAGCCGCCCGTTGCGTATAGATAGTACGCATATACAGCCAGGAGGTAGCGATGGCTGATGTCCTCAAGATGTTCCAGGATCAGGCGCAGAAAATGATCGAGCAGATCAATGACAAAGGTGGCTTGCGCGGCATGATAGATGGACTGCGCAATCGCATTGAAGAAGCAGACCGCAAGCGCGATGTGAATCGTGTCAGGGTGGAGCTAGAACGGCTTGATACCCAATATGCCGATCTGACGCGAGCGATAGGTCTCGAAGCGGTTTCACTTTATGAGCGCAATATGCTCAAGACGCCAGAACTCGAGCCTTTGTGCCAGCATGTTTCAGATATACACAAAATGTTGGAATCGAAAAAGCAAGAGCTCGCCCAACTAGAGGCAGAGGCTGCTGCGGAACAGGCCGCGCGAGCTGCGCAGGCTCAAGCCCAGACTCGGTGCAGTGTTTGCGGCAACCCTCTCCCCGAAACAGGCGCCTTTTGTGCGAGTTGCGGAGCCCCAATCCATGGCCGCACCACACCTTCGCCAGCAGGGCCTTCTCATTGCCCAGTGTGCAATGCGGAAATCCGCCTGGGCGCCAAGTTCTGTGGACGCTGTGGAGCTGATGTATCCACCAGCAACTAGCCTCCTCATTCTATCCACAGCCTTTGACATTGCAACTGGATGCATAATTTACCGTTGACCGGCGTTCTACCAGTTGCTAGAATGGGTTGGATGCTGCGGATGAATGTTAGGAGGAGATATGGCTTGGCTTCCCGATGGAACACCGCTGAAAGGCAAGCTCTTTATCGTTGAGGGCATTGATGGTTCTGGCAAAAGTACGCAGCTCGACCTGGTTTACAAATGGTTGCGTACAGAAGGATATGTCGTTTCATTTAGCGAATGGAACTCTTCTCCTGTCGTCCGGCAGACGACAAAACGTGGCAAGAAAAAGCAGATGTTGACGCCAACCACGTTCAGCATCATTCATGCGGTGGACCTTTCTGACCGCGTGCAGCAGCAAATGATTCCTGCACTCAAGGCTGGAGCCGTTGTATTGGCTGATCGGTATATCTATACGGCGTTTGCTCGCGATGGTGCCAGAGGGGTTGATCCTAGCTGGGTCCGCGATATGTATGCCTTTGCCATCCGCCCCACGATGGCCTTTTATTTTCGCGTAACCCTGGAAGAATCACTCAAGCGCATTATTACAGGGCGCCCCTCGCTCAAATACTATGAAGCAGGGATGGATTTGGGACTTTCGGATGACCCTTATGAGAGCTATCGGCTCTTTCAGGGGCGCATTCTTGAAGAATATGACAGTATGATTAACGAATTCGGGCTTACTGTCATCGATGCCACGCTTCCCATTGTCGATCAACAGGAAACGCTGCGCTCTTATATCCGCCCCCATCTCAAGGATGTGCTCAAAACCTCTCCCAGCCCTTGGGACGGTGTTCTTGCCCAAGAAGGTTTGTCGGGGATTTATCTGGACGAGATAAACCGGGGAGGGCCGCAGGAATGACTCTGGCACATTTCTATGGCAAAGGATTGCCCGGATATGAGGGTGTGATGCTGCCTGGCAAGCTGTTGGTGCTGGAAGGGCCAGATGGCGTAGGTCGTTCAACGCAGATCGCTCTGCTTCGCGAGTGGCTGGAAGCAAAGGGTTTTGCGGTATCTTATTCAGGACTCAAGCGCTCCGAACTGGCTAGCAAAGGGATTGCCTCAGCCAAACAGGGGCATACGCTTGATGAGCGTACTATGAACTTGTTTTATGTTGCTGATCTTGCCGACCGTTTGGAGCGAGAGATTATTCCGGCGCTGAAAGCCGGTTTTGTTGTGGTTACCGATCGGTACATGTACTCGCTCATCGCTCGTTCGGTTGTGCGCGGTGTGAATGCCGAATATATCCGGGCTGTGTTGGGCTTTTGTCTAATCCCCGATGCTGTGTTCTATCTCAAAACTAATCTTGACCATCTGATTCCGCGAGTTTTGCGCAAAGGCGGTTTTGATTATTGGGAAGCAGGCGTCGATTTTCAACATAAATCTGATTACTATGATTGTTATTGCCAGTACCAATCACAGATGCTGGCCGAGTTCGATCGGCTTGGTAAGGAATATGCTTTCAGGAATATTGATGCAACGCGCTCTATTGATGCCGTATTCACTGAACTGAAAGATGAAATTGGTCAGATCGTTCTAGAGCTCAAACCCTCGAACAGCATCTAGTTCTTCAATGGAACCCTGTTTTCAGATAGAAGGTCAGTACTGTATGTGTGCTGGCCTTTTTGTCATACACCGGAGGCTTGGTTATGGCACTGTTGGGCATCTCGATAAGTGGGACTTTGTGCAGCGCTGATATCTATAGCGAAGACGGCCGGTTACTATCCAGAAAAAGGGCGGCATTCCCGGTCGAAAGATATCAGGATGTACAGGCAGCACTGCCCGCCAGAATCTGGGAAGCGTTTTGCACGGCTATCAAGGGCGCTGTCTCTGAAACAGATCAGGCAAATCTATCAGCCCTTTGCATTACGGGCGGTGGCGATGGTCTTGTAGCCCTTGATCGTGCCTCAGTGCCGCTTGGCCCCTGTGTCTTTCGCACTGCGTCGGCTATGCACTGCGCCTCTTCTGAGTTGCCCCCAGATATTTTTTTCGAGATGACGGGGCGGTTCGCCACGGATCTGACTGGGCTGGATACACTCTCTTGGTATAACCAGAAATACCGCGGATTCTTTGGGCAGTTGTGGCGTTATGTGCCAGTGGAGACCTGGCTTCAAGTCAAACTCGGTGGTCAGGCTATCGTCGATGCCTCACTCGGTTCTAGGGCCTTGTGTCTGGATATTCGCGATAACACTTGGTCTCGGCAGCTATTGGATCCCTGTGGCATTCGAGAGGCGCATTTGCCGCCTATTGTGCAATCAGCTAGTTTGGCCGGACGGCTCTCTGCAGATGCCGCTTCTGAACTGGGTTTGGATTCTCACGTCCAGCTGGTAGTTGGTGGTTGGGATCGAGCGTGTGAGGCTCTGGGGGCTGGCGTATTGGAGCCGGCCAAAAGTGCGCTCTATTGCATGCAATCGTCCTTTGATTTGATCCCCTCTTTTGCGGCTATCTCGCTTACCGCGCTTTTGCTCAAAAACGGCATCAGTATGACGCCGCATGTACAGAACGAAGCCTTGTTGGGCGTTTGGCAAGTGCGAGAAGGAGGGGCCATGCTACGCTGGTTCCGCGACCAGATCGCTAGGCAGGAGACGGCCGAGGCCCGCAGCCGTGGCTACAATGTTTATGAGAGGTTGTTGGCAGAAATGCCGGATTATCCTACCGAGCTGCTGTATCGGCCTCCTGCGCAAGATCGTTCAACCTCTGT contains:
- a CDS encoding zinc-ribbon domain-containing protein; the protein is MADVLKMFQDQAQKMIEQINDKGGLRGMIDGLRNRIEEADRKRDVNRVRVELERLDTQYADLTRAIGLEAVSLYERNMLKTPELEPLCQHVSDIHKMLESKKQELAQLEAEAAAEQAARAAQAQAQTRCSVCGNPLPETGAFCASCGAPIHGRTTPSPAGPSHCPVCNAEIRLGAKFCGRCGADVSTSN
- a CDS encoding carboxypeptidase-like regulatory domain-containing protein; the protein is MSQQKTAFYLALAALIIVIMVVVTLGYLIYREGALDAILGTRATTATATGVAGAETTLTNTLIPTLTPQPTQNGLVATATLVPTLTPYVVPTQVSTLAPLPTNTPTPDPLEGYYVVEYNGCIEHGSSQGTVKGQVFDRENNVVAGASVYITIDDWYYDVPATTNAQGWYEFYVENNTDIQIAKLVIGGEEMPLTGNENQVFHAQAGCYENVNLRQQ
- a CDS encoding FGGY family carbohydrate kinase, with translation MALLGISISGTLCSADIYSEDGRLLSRKRAAFPVERYQDVQAALPARIWEAFCTAIKGAVSETDQANLSALCITGGGDGLVALDRASVPLGPCVFRTASAMHCASSELPPDIFFEMTGRFATDLTGLDTLSWYNQKYRGFFGQLWRYVPVETWLQVKLGGQAIVDASLGSRALCLDIRDNTWSRQLLDPCGIREAHLPPIVQSASLAGRLSADAASELGLDSHVQLVVGGWDRACEALGAGVLEPAKSALYCMQSSFDLIPSFAAISLTALLLKNGISMTPHVQNEALLGVWQVREGGAMLRWFRDQIARQETAEARSRGYNVYERLLAEMPDYPTELLYRPPAQDRSTSVLEGLKSDTSRSELLRGLVEGITEEMTEGLERFGHVGIPVETLHTTGIGAYSDVLLQLTADISGCEILKMEQPNADTLGAALIAACGAGVYESLEEAVANAVRVAARYEPRPALHEVYVARRESRRGNRPRGEMLQEI